From the Solanum lycopersicum chromosome 10, SLM_r2.1 genome, one window contains:
- the LOC101250847 gene encoding protein SMALL AUXIN UP-REGULATED RNA 51-like yields the protein MAIRKSNKLSQSTMLKQILKRCSSLGRKNNSYDDAENSLPIDVPKGHFAVYVGENRTRYIVPISFLSYPEFQCLLHRAEEEFGFDHDMGITIPCEEVVFQSLTSSMLGY from the coding sequence atggccattagaaaatcaaacaaattgtCACAATCCACAATGTTGAAGCAAATCTTGAAAAGATGTTCAAGTTTAGGAAGGAAGAATAATAGCTACGATGATGCCGAAAATAGCCTTCCGATTGACGTACCTAAAGGTCATTTTGCAGTTTACGTGGGAGAAAATCGAACACGATACATTGTACctatttcttttttgagttATCCAGAATTTCAATGTCTACTCCATCGTGCTGAAGAAGAATTTGGATTtgatcatgatatgggaattaCTATTCCATGTGAAGAAGTTGTTTTTCAATCATTAACATCCTCCATGTTGGGTTATTAG
- the LOC104649620 gene encoding putative pentatricopeptide repeat-containing protein At3g23330 → MFTQSQFETGPNSSSITNIFHHCCNSKNLRAIKVFQAHLIRTGLIFISTNFQFKLATSLPNNNKNNHVQNFTNFFKFLKPTNPLLLNSILSHFSQNGFHSLALRTFSFMHFGGIGIDSYTLCSSITASSAVKDVKFGRMIHTLVRKSGWFSSVYVGSALVDLYAKSLCIKNAAKLFDEIPLKNTVCVNVILSGYAEAKMWMEGMALVRKMPCLNLCLDDFTFSAALRACVGLSAFELGKQIHGCVIRKVHDMESNEFLQSLLIDMYGKCGSVEKARHVFDMVGFRYGERKRDVVLWTSMLSVCGRNGKFEEAINLFDDMVMEGIKPDGVALLTVLSACSHTGHVNLGMQYFESMTSNYSLEPSPEHYSCVIDLLCRAGELDRAWSLINDLSYKENDNFTVTMWGALLSACHNFDNVELGKLAAQRALELDPQNDGVYVLLSNMYARNGMWNEIEMLRERIKEKGLKKDIGHSLVDITR, encoded by the coding sequence ATGTTTACTCAATCGCAGTTCGAAACAGGCCCAAATTCCTCTTCCATCACTAACATTTTCCACCATTGTTGCAACTCAAAGAATCTCAGAGCCATTAAAGTATTTCAAGCACATCTAATTAGAACTGGGTTAATCTTCATCTCCACTAATTTTCAGTTCAAACTTGCAACTTCACTtcccaacaacaacaaaaacaaccaTGTACAGAACTTCACCAACTTCTTCAAATTCCTCAAACCCACAAACCCTTTGCTCTTAAAttcaattctttcccatttttcCCAAAATGGGTTTCATTCTCTTGCTCTTCGTACATTCTCTTTCATGCATTTTGGTGGTATTGGCATTGATTCATACACGTTGTGTAGCTCCATTACAGCTTCATCTGCTGTGAAAGATGTGAAATTTGGGCGAATGATTCATACCCTTGTGCGGAAATCGGGTTGGTTTTCTAGTGTTTATGTGGGGTCTGCTTTAGTGGATTTGTATGCGAAGTCGTTGTGTATCAAGAATGCAGCTAAGCTGTTCGATGAAATTCCTTTGAAGAATACAGTTTGCGTGAATGTAATTCTTTCAGGTTATGCTGAAGCTAAGATGTGGATGGAGGGAATGGCATTGGTTAGGAAGATGCCatgtttaaatttatgtttggATGATTTCACTTTTTCAGCTGCTTTGCGTGCTTGTGTTGGGCTCTCTGCATTTGAATTGGGAAAGCAGATTCATGGATGTGTAATTCGAAAAGTTCATGACATGGAATCCAATGAGTTCCTGCAAAGCTTGTTGATTGATATGTATGGCAAATGTGGGTCAGTGGAGAAGGCTAGGCATGTATTCGATATGGTTGGCTTTAGATATGGAGAAAGAAAGAGGGATGTTGTTCTGTGGACATCAATGCTCAGTGTTTGCGGAAGGAATGGGAAATTTGAAGAAGCGATTAATCTGTTTGATGACATGGTAATGGAAGGAATCAAACCAGATGGTGTAGCATTATTGACTGTTCTCTCCGCTTGTAGTCACACTGGCCATGTAAATCTTGGAATGCAGTACTTCGAATCAATGACATCTAATTACAGTTTGGAACCCAGTCCTGAGCACTATAGTTGTGTGATTGATTTACTGTGTCGTGCAGGTGAGTTGGATAGAGCATGGAGCTTAATCAACGACTTATCTTACAAAGAGAATGATAATTTCACTGTTACCATGTGGGGGGCCTTGCTTAGTGCGTGCCATAACTTTGACAATGTCGAACTAGGTAAATTAGCTGCTCAAAGGGCACTAGAGTTAGACCCTCAAAATGACGGGGTTTATGTTCTGCTATCTAACATGTATGCGAGGAATGGTATGTGGAATGAAATTGAGATGTTGAGGGAACGGATAAAAGAGAAGGGATTAAAGAAAGACATAGGACATAGTTTGGTAGATATCACTAGATGA